The Harpia harpyja isolate bHarHar1 chromosome 10, bHarHar1 primary haplotype, whole genome shotgun sequence genome includes a region encoding these proteins:
- the GOLGA7B gene encoding golgin subfamily A member 7B isoform X1 → MGAASSMVGTSGTASQGGMVHSLQELRRSASLATKVFVQRDYSDGTTCQFQTKFPPELESRIERQLFEETVKTLNGFYAEAEKIGGSSYLEGCLACATAYFIFLCMETHYEKVLKKISKYIQEQNEKIYAPRGLLLTDPLERGMRVIEISIYEDRCSSGSSSSGSSSSSSGGGGGGAGGR, encoded by the exons ATGGGGGCTGCCTCCTCCATGGTGGGGACCTCAGGGACAGCCAGCCAGGGTGGCATG gTGCAcagcctgcaggagctgcggcgcAGTGCATCCCTGGCCACCAAGGTCTTCGTGCAGCGGGATTACAGCGACGGGACCACGTGCCAGTTCCAGACAAAATTCCCCCCCGAGCTGGAGAGCCGG ATCGAGCGGCAGCTCTTCGAGGAAACCGTGAAAACCCTTAACGGCTTCTATGCCGAGGCGGAGAAGATTGGGGGCAGCTCGTACCTGGAGGGGTGCCTGGCCTGTGCCACCGCCTATTTCATCTTCCTCTGCATGGAGACACACTATGAGAAG GTCCTGAAGAAGATCTCCAAGTACATCCAGGAGCAGAACGAGAAGATCTATGCGCCGCGGGGGCTGCTGCTCACTGACCCCCTGGAGCGTGGCATGAGGGTT ATTGAGATCTCCATCTACGAGGACCGGTGCAGCAGCGGCAGCTCCAGCAgcggcagctccagcagcagcagcggtggcgggggcggcggggcagggggccgGTGA
- the GOLGA7B gene encoding golgin subfamily A member 7B isoform X2 encodes MATEVHSLQELRRSASLATKVFVQRDYSDGTTCQFQTKFPPELESRIERQLFEETVKTLNGFYAEAEKIGGSSYLEGCLACATAYFIFLCMETHYEKVLKKISKYIQEQNEKIYAPRGLLLTDPLERGMRVIEISIYEDRCSSGSSSSGSSSSSSGGGGGGAGGR; translated from the exons ATGGCCACGGAG gTGCAcagcctgcaggagctgcggcgcAGTGCATCCCTGGCCACCAAGGTCTTCGTGCAGCGGGATTACAGCGACGGGACCACGTGCCAGTTCCAGACAAAATTCCCCCCCGAGCTGGAGAGCCGG ATCGAGCGGCAGCTCTTCGAGGAAACCGTGAAAACCCTTAACGGCTTCTATGCCGAGGCGGAGAAGATTGGGGGCAGCTCGTACCTGGAGGGGTGCCTGGCCTGTGCCACCGCCTATTTCATCTTCCTCTGCATGGAGACACACTATGAGAAG GTCCTGAAGAAGATCTCCAAGTACATCCAGGAGCAGAACGAGAAGATCTATGCGCCGCGGGGGCTGCTGCTCACTGACCCCCTGGAGCGTGGCATGAGGGTT ATTGAGATCTCCATCTACGAGGACCGGTGCAGCAGCGGCAGCTCCAGCAgcggcagctccagcagcagcagcggtggcgggggcggcggggcagggggccgGTGA
- the SFRP5 gene encoding secreted frizzled-related protein 5, translated as MPRAGGPPGGPGTALLALALALAGSPGGGQHYDYYGWQPESLPHGRFYGREPQCLDIPPDMQLCRDVGYKRMRLPNLLEHETVAEAKQQAGSWVPLLAKQCHTDTQLFLCSLFAPVCLDRPVYPCRSLCEVVRDSCAPVMESYGFPWPEMLHCGKFPSDHELCIAVQFGNSKATPPPVSKICTQCEMEHKADGMMEQMCSSDFVVKMRIKEMTEENGERRLVAAQKKKVLKLGPLKRKDTKKMVLHMRNAGACPCPQLDSLSGSFLVMGRKVGGRLLLLAIYPWQKNNKEMKFAVKFMFSYPCPLYHPLLYGAGQH; from the exons aTGCCGCGGGCAGGCGGCCCCCCGGGGGGCCCGGGCACGGCGCTGCTGGCCCTGgcgctggcgctggcggggtccCCGGGCGGCGGGCAGCACTACGACTACTACGGCTGGCAGCCCGAGAGCCTGCCCCACGGGCGCTTCTACGGGCGGGAGCCGCAGTGCCTCGACATCCCGCCCGACATGCAGCTCTGTCGCGACGTGGGCTACAAGCGCATGCGGCTGCCCAACCTGCTGGAGCACGAGACCGTGGCCGAGGCCAAGCAGCAGGCCGGCAGCTGGGTGCCCCTGCTCGCCAAGCAGTGCCACACCGACACccagctcttcctctgctccctcttCGCCCCCGTCTGCCTCGACCGGCCCGTCTACCCCTGCCGCTCCCTCTGCGAGGTGGTGCGTGACTCCTGTGCCCCCGTCATGGAGTCCTACGGCTTCCCCTGGCCCGAGATGCTGCACTGCGGCAAGTTCCCCTCCGACCACGAGCTCTGCATCGCCGTCCAGTTCGGGAACAGCAAGGCCACCCCGCCGCCAG TGTCCAAGATCTGCACCCAGTGCGAGATGGAGCACAAGGCGGATGGCATGATGGAGCAGATGTGCTCCAGTGACTTTG TGGTGAAGATGCGCATCAAGGAGATGACGGAGGAGAACGGGGAGCGGCGGCTAGTGGCTGCCCAGAAGAAGAAGGTGCTGAAGCTGGGCCCACTTAAGCGCAAGGACACCAAGAAGATGGTGCTGCACATGAGGAACGCAggtgcctgcccctgcccccagcTTGACAGCCTCAGCGGCAGCTTCCTGGTGATGGGCCGCAAGGTGGGCGGCCGCCTGCTCCTCCTCGCCATCTACCCCTGGCAGAAGAACAACAAGGAGATGAAGTTCGCCGTCAAGTTCATGTTCTCCTACCCCTGCCCCCTCTACCACCCCCTGCTCTACGGGGCCGGGCAGCACTAg
- the ZFYVE27 gene encoding protrudin isoform X1, whose product MQAVERDGAAGGPEGAAGGGEALPEPSPPKAAAAFDLLELVRSYRRLELYLEPLRDAAEGVRSLLRWQRPVCSLLVCLGLNFLLLTLGQAAWYSVLALLVLVPALLGYLQETCRARPSEPELVRRRYHSVRREDLRRVQLSRQEAIVQVKSFLIQLEGFLSGMCCSCEAVYRVLYWENPTVSSQFYGALLGSVCVLYLLPLCWVLAILNSTLFLGNTQFYQVVMELKASIEQCVGTKPLESTPEPAEPLPAAAPPDRTPTPTSTEDLTPGSVEEAEEAEPDEEFKDAIEENQLLVMEDDESSQCSADFDLSLPDNGFMSKNEVIRSKVSRLTERLRKRYPSNNFGSCTGCAATFSVLKKRRSCSNCGNSFCSRCCSFKVPKAVMGATAPEAQRETVFVCALCNQVLIK is encoded by the exons ATGCAGGCGGTGGAGCGGGACGGGGCGGCAGGCGGCCCCgaaggggcggcggggggcggtgAGGCCCTACCGGAGCCGTCGCCGCCCAAGGCCGCCGCTGCTTTCGACTTGCTGGAGCTGGTGCGGAGCTACCGGCGGCTGGAGCTCTACCTGGAGCCGCTGCGGGACGCCGCCGAGGGCGTCCGTTCCCTCCTCCG GTGGCAGCGGCCCGTGTGCTCCCTCCTCGTCTGCCTCGGCCTCAACTTCCTCCTGCTCACCCTCGGCCAAG CCGCCTGGTACTCGGTGCTCGCCCTGTTGGTCCTGGTGCCGGCCCTGCTGGGCTACCTGCAGGAGACGTGCCGGGCCCGGCCCTCGGAGCCGGAGCTGGTGCGCAGGAGGTACCACAGTGTGCGCCGGGAGGACCTGCGCAGGGTGCAGCTCTCGCGGCAGGAGGCCATCGTCCAGGTCAAGAGCTT CCTGATCCAGCTGGAGGGATTCCTGAGTGGGATGTGCTGCAGCTGTGAGGCGGTGTACCGTGTGCTGTACTGGGAGAACCCCACTGTCTCCTCCCA gTTTTATGGGGCGCTGCTAGGATCTGTCTGTGTCCTTTACCTGCTGCCCCTCTGTTGGGTCCTGGCCATCCTCAACAGCACCCTCTTCTTGGGCAACACCCAGTTTTACCAAG TGGTAATGGAGCTCAAGGCCTCAATTGAGCAGTGTGTGGGCACCAAACCCCTCGAGAGCACTCCAGAGCCTGCCGAacccctgccagctgctgcccccCCAGATCGGACCCCCACACCCACCAGCACAGAG GACCTTACCCCTGGCAGTgtggaggaggcggaggaggcagAGCCTGATGAAGAGTTCAAAGATGCTATTGAG GAGAACCAGCTGCTGGTCATG GAGGATGATGAGAGCTCTCAGTGCTCAGCAGATTTTGACCTCAGCCTCCCAGACAATGGTTTTATGAGCAAAAACGAGGTGATCCGCAGCAAGGTGTCACGCTTGACCGAGCGTCTGCGCAAGCGCTACCCCAGCAACAACTTTG GGAGCTGCACGGGCTGTGCAGCCACCTTCTCTGTGCTCAAGAAGAGG CGGAGCTGCAGTAACTGTGGGAACAGCTTCTGCTCCAGGTGTTGTTCCTTCAAAGTCCCCAAGGCTGTGATGGGAGCCACGG CCCCGGAGGCTCAGAGGGAGACGGTGTTTGTGTGTGCTCTGTGCAACCAGGTGCTCATCAAGTGA
- the ZFYVE27 gene encoding protrudin isoform X2, protein MQAVERDGAAGGPEGAAGGGEALPEPSPPKAAAAFDLLELVRSYRRLELYLEPLRDAAEGVRSLLRWQRPVCSLLVCLGLNFLLLTLGQAAWYSVLALLVLVPALLGYLQETCRARPSEPELVRRRYHSVRREDLRRVQLSRQEAIVQVKSFLIQLEGFLSGMCCSCEAVYRVLYWENPTVSSQFYGALLGSVCVLYLLPLCWVLAILNSTLFLGNTQFYQVVMELKASIEQCVGTKPLESTPEPAEPLPAAAPPDRTPTPTSTEDLTPGSVEEAEEAEPDEEFKDAIEEDDESSQCSADFDLSLPDNGFMSKNEVIRSKVSRLTERLRKRYPSNNFGSCTGCAATFSVLKKRRSCSNCGNSFCSRCCSFKVPKAVMGATAPEAQRETVFVCALCNQVLIK, encoded by the exons ATGCAGGCGGTGGAGCGGGACGGGGCGGCAGGCGGCCCCgaaggggcggcggggggcggtgAGGCCCTACCGGAGCCGTCGCCGCCCAAGGCCGCCGCTGCTTTCGACTTGCTGGAGCTGGTGCGGAGCTACCGGCGGCTGGAGCTCTACCTGGAGCCGCTGCGGGACGCCGCCGAGGGCGTCCGTTCCCTCCTCCG GTGGCAGCGGCCCGTGTGCTCCCTCCTCGTCTGCCTCGGCCTCAACTTCCTCCTGCTCACCCTCGGCCAAG CCGCCTGGTACTCGGTGCTCGCCCTGTTGGTCCTGGTGCCGGCCCTGCTGGGCTACCTGCAGGAGACGTGCCGGGCCCGGCCCTCGGAGCCGGAGCTGGTGCGCAGGAGGTACCACAGTGTGCGCCGGGAGGACCTGCGCAGGGTGCAGCTCTCGCGGCAGGAGGCCATCGTCCAGGTCAAGAGCTT CCTGATCCAGCTGGAGGGATTCCTGAGTGGGATGTGCTGCAGCTGTGAGGCGGTGTACCGTGTGCTGTACTGGGAGAACCCCACTGTCTCCTCCCA gTTTTATGGGGCGCTGCTAGGATCTGTCTGTGTCCTTTACCTGCTGCCCCTCTGTTGGGTCCTGGCCATCCTCAACAGCACCCTCTTCTTGGGCAACACCCAGTTTTACCAAG TGGTAATGGAGCTCAAGGCCTCAATTGAGCAGTGTGTGGGCACCAAACCCCTCGAGAGCACTCCAGAGCCTGCCGAacccctgccagctgctgcccccCCAGATCGGACCCCCACACCCACCAGCACAGAG GACCTTACCCCTGGCAGTgtggaggaggcggaggaggcagAGCCTGATGAAGAGTTCAAAGATGCTATTGAG GAGGATGATGAGAGCTCTCAGTGCTCAGCAGATTTTGACCTCAGCCTCCCAGACAATGGTTTTATGAGCAAAAACGAGGTGATCCGCAGCAAGGTGTCACGCTTGACCGAGCGTCTGCGCAAGCGCTACCCCAGCAACAACTTTG GGAGCTGCACGGGCTGTGCAGCCACCTTCTCTGTGCTCAAGAAGAGG CGGAGCTGCAGTAACTGTGGGAACAGCTTCTGCTCCAGGTGTTGTTCCTTCAAAGTCCCCAAGGCTGTGATGGGAGCCACGG CCCCGGAGGCTCAGAGGGAGACGGTGTTTGTGTGTGCTCTGTGCAACCAGGTGCTCATCAAGTGA
- the MARVELD1 gene encoding MARVEL domain-containing protein 1 codes for MARTAPPAVPPPPGPPARGSLGLHRAYLRSPLGLLRLGQLALGAAFWVTVAAHKYEGAAHFALFAAVLVWLLTLALFGLSLLGRWALVPWLGSRWLLTNLVHDLALGVGLYAAATGIMGYKAGRKSYCNLPGYSQHCLYGAYLSASVCGGIAACLYLFSGLYCLSRRCRDQRDII; via the coding sequence ATGGCCCGCACGGCTCCCCCGGCAGtgccgccgcccccggggccgccggcccgCGGCTCCCTCGGCCTCCACCGCGCCTACCTGCGGAGCCCGCTGGGCCTGCTGCGCCTGGGGCAGCTGGCGCTGGGCGCTGCCTTCTGGGTGACGGTGGCCGCTCACAAGTACGAGGGGGCGGCCCACTTCGCCCTCTTCGCCGCCGTCCTGGTCTGGCTCCTCACCCTGGCCCTCTTCGGGCTGAGCCTGCTGGGGCGCTGGGCGCTGGTGCCCTGGCTGGGCTCCCGCTGGCTCCTCACCAACCTGGTGCACGACCTGGCGCTGGGCGTGGGGCTCTACGCGGCCGCCACCGGCATCATGGGCTACAAGGCCGGGCGGAAAAGCTATTGCAACCTGCCGGGCTACAGCCAGCACTGCCTCTACGGTGCCTACCTGAGCGCCTCCGTCTGCGGGGGCATCGCCGCCTGCCTGTACCTCTTCTCTGGGCTCTACTGCCTGTCACGGCGCTGCCGGGACCAGCGCGACATCATCTGA
- the AVPI1 gene encoding arginine vasopressin-induced protein 1 — MRPRPSAPIGPGSGRRARIGGGARGEAGARRVNERGARRRRDPGAERPRERSGTRRTHAGPPPPAAGAMGTPASVVSDPPGRAAPAARGRKRASANIFQGVGLPELRSLFRSGGAERPEERARLVWRYAGQRRMARALRRLRRRRPARDGGRMAALQRFGRLRIAEKEPEGGCGAEACLGSTQQC, encoded by the exons ATGCGGCCGCGCCCCTCGGCGCCGATTGGCCCTGGCAGCGGGAGGCGAGCGCGGAttggcggcggggcgcggggcgaggcgggggcgcGGCGGGTGAATGAAcggggcgcgcggcggcggcgggaccccgGTGCGGAGCGGCCCCGGGAGCGCAGCGGCACCCGGCGGACCCACGCCGGTCCGCCACCGCCAG CAGCCGGGGCCATGGGCACGCCGGCCTCGGTGGTGAGCGACCctccggggcgggcggcgcccgcAGCCCGCGGCCGCAAGCGAGCCTCGGCCAACATCTTCCAGGGCGTGGGGCTGCCGGAGCTGCGGAGCCTGTTCcggagcggcggggccgagcgGCCCGAGGAGCGCGCCCGCCTCGTCTGGCGGTACGCGGGCCAGCGACGCATGGCGCGGGCCctgcggcggctccggcggcggcggccggcccggGATGGCGGCAGGATGGCGGCGCTGCAGCGGTTCGGCCGCCTGCG GATcgcggagaaggagccggagggcGGCTGCGGGGCCGAAGCGTGCTTGGGGTCCACACAGCAGTGCTGA